The Euphorbia lathyris chromosome 2, ddEupLath1.1, whole genome shotgun sequence genome includes a window with the following:
- the LOC136217530 gene encoding putative UDP-rhamnose:rhamnosyltransferase 1 translates to MGRELHIMMLPWCAFGHLIPFFRLSIALAKSGVHVSFISTPKNIQRLPKIPPNLQTLIQFIEIPMPILEDGSLQEHAEATSDIPTSKMDCLKIAYDLLQHPLKNLITQQKPEWLIIDLIPHWITEIAQENEVPLVLFSIFPATATLFLANPECLTGEGQKKLRPSWESLTSKPDWIDFPSSLAYRKNEAIDVFQWIYSTNASGVSDAERIYKVLSSCQAIAIRTCTEIEGDYLNKLQEVIGKPVIPVGLLHLEKPKLTAREMNDEIFKWLDQQKAKSVVYVAFGSEYMLSKDQVFEIAYGLELSGLPFLWALRKPNWAKDDLDSLPQGFSEQTYGKGIVSFEWAPQMEILGHLSIGGSLIHSGWGSVTETLQFGHCLILLPFVIDQPLIAKFLVEKSLGVEVERNEEDGSFSRDGIAKALRIGMVSDQSKDLRARASEAAQMFGDEKLHQDYYIAMLVQFLKSKEQI, encoded by the coding sequence ATGGGAAGAGAGCTTCACATAATGATGCTACCATGGTGTGCATTTGGCCATTTAATTCCATTTTTCCGACTTTCCATAGCCTTAGCAAAATCAGGAGTCCATGTCTCTTTCATCTCAACTCCCAAAAACATCCAAAGACTCCCCAAAATCCCTCCAAATCTACAAACTTTAATCCAATTCATTGAGATCCCAATGCCAATTTTAGAAGATGGATCTCTCCAAGAACACGCTGAGGCCACTTCTGACATCCCCACTTCAAAAATGGATTGCTTGAAGATCGCATATGACCTCCTTCAACACCCCTTGAAGAACCTTATCACCCAACAAAAACCTGAATGGCTTATAATCGATTTAATTCCTCACTGGATAACTGAAATTGCCCAAGAAAATGAAGTTCCTCTTGTTTTGTTCTCTATTTTTCCTGCTACTGCAACTCTATTTCTCGCAAATCCTGAGTGTTTAACTGGCGAAGGTCAGAAGAAACTCCGGCCGTCGTGGGAAAGTCTGACTTCAAAGCCTGACTGGATTGATTTCCCTTCTTCTTTAGCTTACAGAaaaaatgaagctattgatgtTTTTCAATGGATTTACAGCACAAACGCTTCTGGTGTCTCAGATGCTGAAAGGATTTACAAAGTATTGAGTTCTTGTCAAGCTATTGCTATTCGCACCTGCACAGAGATTGAAGGTGATTACCTTAATAAATTGCAGGAAGTAATTGGAAAACCTGTGATTCCTGTAGGTTTATTACATCTAGAAAAACCCAAATTAACAGCAAGAGAAATGAATGATGAAATATTCAAATGGCTAGATCAACAGAAGGCTAAATCGGTTGTTTATGTTGCCTTTGGGAGTGAATATATGTTGAGTAAAGATCAAGTCTTTGAGATAGCTTATGGGTTAGAGCTATCTGGGTTGCCATTTTTATGGGCATTAAGGAAACCCAATTGGGCAAAAGATGATCTTGACTCGTTACCTCAAGGATTTAGCGAGCAAACATATGGGAAAGGGATTGTGAGTTTCGAATGGGCACCGCAGATGGAGATTTTGGGGCATTTATCAATTGGGGGATCGTTGATTCATTCTGGATGGGGTTCTGTGACCGAAACATTGCAATTTGGTCACTGTCTTATTTTGTTGCCATTTGTGATTGATCAGCCATTGATTGCTAAGTTTTTGGTTGAGAAAAGTTTGGGAGTTGAAGTTGAGAGGAATGAAGAAGATGGGTCATTTAGTAGAGATGGAATTGCTAAGGCTTTGAGAATTGGAATGGTGTCTGATCAAAGCAAAGATTTGAGAGCACGTGCAAGTGAAGCTGCACAAATGTTTGGAGATGAAAAGTTGCATCAAGATTATTATATTGCTATGCTTGTTCAGTTTCTAAAAAGTAAGGAACAAATATAA